A region from the Flavobacteriales bacterium genome encodes:
- the panB gene encoding 3-methyl-2-oxobutanoate hydroxymethyltransferase, with protein sequence MSTHKEVKRVTTHTLLEMKEHGEKISMLTAYDYSMATIVDQAGMDVILVGDSASNVMAGHETTLPITLDQMIYHASSVIRAVKRSLVVVDLPFGTYQGDSKEALRSAIRIMKESEAHSVKLEGGREVLESINRILSAGIPVMGHLGLTPQSIYKFGTYTVRAKEEAEAQRLMEDAKMLEEAGCFAIVVEKVPAKLAEKVAKSVSIPVIGIGAGSGVDGQVLVMHDMLGINKEFSPRFLRRYHNLFDEIKGSFEKYIEDVKNVDFPNESEQY encoded by the coding sequence ATGTCAACTCATAAAGAAGTTAAAAGAGTAACTACCCATACCTTATTAGAAATGAAAGAACATGGAGAAAAAATCTCTATGTTGACAGCTTATGATTATTCAATGGCTACCATTGTTGATCAGGCAGGTATGGATGTTATATTGGTGGGAGATTCAGCATCTAATGTCATGGCAGGTCATGAAACGACCTTGCCAATTACCTTGGATCAAATGATTTATCATGCTTCTTCTGTTATTAGAGCCGTAAAACGTTCTCTAGTGGTTGTGGATCTACCATTTGGAACCTATCAGGGAGATTCAAAAGAAGCGTTACGTTCAGCTATTAGAATAATGAAAGAGTCTGAAGCTCACTCTGTGAAGTTAGAGGGGGGGAGAGAAGTCTTGGAATCAATCAACCGTATATTGTCAGCAGGTATTCCAGTTATGGGACATTTAGGGCTAACCCCACAATCTATATACAAGTTTGGAACTTACACGGTAAGAGCTAAAGAAGAGGCAGAAGCTCAACGTTTGATGGAAGATGCTAAAATGCTTGAAGAAGCAGGATGTTTTGCAATTGTAGTTGAGAAAGTCCCAGCCAAATTAGCTGAAAAAGTTGCAAAAAGTGTAAGTATACCAGTTATTGGTATTGGAGCTGGATCGGGAGTAGATGGACAAGTATTGGTAATGCATGATATGTTGGGAATTAACAAAGAGTTTTCACCTCGTTTTTTAAGAAGGTATCACAATTTATTTGATGAAATAAAAGGATCGTTTGAAAAATATATTGAAGATGTGAAAAATGTGGATTTTCCAAATGAATCAGAGCAGTATTAA
- a CDS encoding RluA family pseudouridine synthase, which yields MSLEVLYEDNHLIAVSKKAGDIVQGDKTEDEPLVDKVKAYIKKKYNKPGEVYLGIIHRLDRPVGGVVVFARTSKALTRMNKLFQERKVQKTYWAVVEQLPKQNEEVLVHYLKKNQEKNRSRSYDHEVRGSKRSELSYRLAGRSKNYFYVEVKPKTGRHHQIRVQLSHIGCPIKGDVKYGANRTNRDGSIHLLARSLAFVHPVSKESLTIHAAPPQKDPLWAEFYELEKSSKKA from the coding sequence ATGAGTTTAGAAGTACTATACGAGGATAATCACTTAATCGCAGTAAGTAAAAAAGCAGGTGATATTGTGCAGGGAGATAAAACAGAGGACGAACCTTTGGTTGATAAGGTGAAAGCTTATATCAAAAAGAAGTACAATAAACCTGGAGAAGTGTATCTAGGAATTATTCATCGTTTAGATAGACCAGTTGGAGGAGTCGTTGTTTTCGCAAGAACAAGTAAGGCACTGACCAGAATGAATAAATTGTTTCAGGAGCGTAAAGTTCAAAAGACGTATTGGGCTGTAGTTGAGCAATTACCGAAACAAAACGAGGAAGTTTTGGTTCATTATTTGAAAAAGAATCAAGAGAAAAATCGCTCTAGATCTTATGATCATGAAGTGAGAGGAAGTAAACGAAGCGAACTGAGTTACCGATTGGCAGGAAGAAGTAAGAACTACTTCTATGTTGAGGTTAAACCTAAAACTGGACGACATCATCAAATTCGAGTACAGTTAAGTCATATTGGTTGTCCAATAAAGGGTGATGTAAAATATGGAGCAAATCGAACAAACAGAGATGGTTCAATTCATTTATTAGCACGTTCATTAGCGTTTGTACATCCAGTAAGTAAAGAATCGCTGACTATTCATGCAGCACCTCCACAAAAAGATCCGCTTTGGGCTGAATTTTATGAGTTAGAGAAAAGTTCTAAAAAAGCATGA
- a CDS encoding beta-lactamase family protein: MKRALKYIGIVLLLAVMYGSYYLYVRLPIINGYASKNLCSCVFVSGRTVEQAEENELNFSFIKLTTNSVDTIAKTVTSSFWGIRPRTAYYNEKVGCALVNLEENITNFKALDFKKELVYYEKDEVLKVSPSMANEALKTAADHHFTEVEGTPKKNTTALLIVHNNELILERYAKGFSKENRFLGWSMAKSIMSTLVGVLVKEKGVDIERPLIMPEWKDDERKHITLNNVLQMSTGIEWVEDYGSISDVTKMLYTQDDIYKVATSNSLEYPVGTYYEYSSGSSNILSGQIRAHFQNKEDYWLFPYRALFAKIGMESMLLETDPKGLFVGSSYAWATARDWCRYGMLYEQEGMWNGKQILPKGWTKYTATPAANSVGAYGAQFWLHTKEEFPDVPSDMYFADGYQGQRVFIIPSKNLVVVRFGLSSDGPLDFNQLLKEIIAGIEE; the protein is encoded by the coding sequence ATGAAGAGAGCTTTAAAATATATTGGAATAGTTTTATTATTAGCGGTAATGTATGGAAGTTATTACCTCTATGTAAGGTTACCAATTATTAATGGGTATGCTTCTAAAAATTTATGTTCTTGTGTGTTTGTTTCAGGAAGAACTGTAGAACAAGCCGAGGAAAATGAACTGAACTTTTCGTTTATTAAATTAACAACGAACTCAGTAGATACAATAGCAAAAACTGTAACTTCTTCATTTTGGGGAATCAGGCCACGTACAGCCTATTACAATGAAAAAGTAGGGTGTGCTTTGGTTAATCTAGAAGAAAATATAACCAATTTTAAAGCGCTTGATTTTAAGAAAGAGTTAGTTTATTATGAAAAAGATGAAGTATTAAAGGTGAGTCCTTCAATGGCTAATGAAGCGCTAAAAACAGCAGCAGACCACCATTTTACTGAGGTTGAAGGTACCCCCAAAAAGAATACAACAGCGTTGCTCATTGTTCATAATAATGAATTGATTTTAGAACGATACGCGAAAGGCTTTTCGAAAGAGAACCGTTTTTTAGGTTGGTCAATGGCTAAAAGTATTATGAGTACTTTGGTAGGCGTTTTAGTCAAAGAAAAAGGGGTTGATATTGAACGGCCTCTAATTATGCCAGAATGGAAAGATGATGAGCGAAAACACATTACGTTAAATAATGTATTACAGATGTCAACAGGAATCGAATGGGTTGAGGATTATGGTTCAATTTCTGATGTCACGAAAATGCTTTATACTCAAGATGATATTTATAAAGTAGCAACAAGCAATTCGTTGGAGTATCCTGTAGGAACATATTATGAATATTCATCAGGTTCTTCTAATATATTGTCTGGTCAAATTAGAGCTCATTTCCAAAATAAAGAAGATTATTGGTTGTTTCCATATCGAGCTTTATTTGCCAAAATAGGAATGGAAAGTATGTTGCTTGAAACCGATCCAAAAGGTCTTTTTGTTGGCTCTTCTTATGCATGGGCTACAGCTAGAGATTGGTGCAGATATGGAATGCTTTATGAGCAAGAGGGAATGTGGAATGGGAAGCAAATATTACCTAAAGGTTGGACTAAATATACGGCTACACCCGCAGCAAATTCCGTTGGGGCTTATGGAGCGCAGTTTTGGCTACATACCAAAGAGGAGTTTCCAGATGTACCTTCAGATATGTATTTTGCTGATGGTTATCAAGGACAACGCGTATTTATTATCCCCTCAAAGAATTTAGTGGTGGTAAGGTTCGGGTTGTCAAGTGATGGACCATTAGATTTTAATCAATTATTGAAAGAAATAATTGCAGGAATAGAAGAGTAG